One segment of Desulfosudis oleivorans Hxd3 DNA contains the following:
- a CDS encoding MBL fold metallo-hydrolase RNA specificity domain-containing protein yields the protein MKLTCYGATQEVTGSMHRLCSEHDCILLDCGLFQGRRDETAEKNRKMPIDPATITNIILSHAHIDHSGRLPLVVKDGFAGRIVSTRATRDVCEYMLPDAAHIQESDADYLNYKAVRNALYKQSEDKHSGRISNRDKERAKKLLKQGRHRLDREKIASLADAFKLAPVEPLYRMADARAALSSFEGIPYQSPVMVGKEMTVSLYPAGHILGSAITIITCKDRDGVKRICYTGDLGRFDKAIIRDPTLDFAPEDRNIDLLIIESTYGDREHEPVADLTRRLGVALNETLDKGGSVLIPAFAYGRTQEILYSIHELYISGQVPRVPVYVDSPLASNLTRVFSEHPEAYDREAHKTFLEKGYNPFVFQDVLFTESVEESIEIMKDQRPHIVVTASGMCEFGRILHHLRYKIHNEKNAILIVGYMAENTLGRRILEQGTEYQLSGRKGEPPMMRVFGKEYPLKARVENIGGFSAHADKHELMRFVKKSNLDIRRAVVVHGEKEQSACFAKSLKAEGIDAVVPRRGETIAV from the coding sequence ATGAAGTTGACCTGTTACGGCGCCACACAAGAGGTGACCGGTTCCATGCACCGGCTGTGTTCGGAGCACGACTGTATTTTACTGGACTGCGGCCTGTTCCAGGGCCGGCGGGACGAGACAGCTGAAAAAAACAGAAAGATGCCCATCGATCCGGCAACAATCACCAACATCATTCTTTCCCATGCTCACATCGACCATTCGGGACGGCTGCCCCTGGTGGTGAAAGATGGTTTTGCCGGCCGGATTGTTTCCACCCGCGCCACCCGGGATGTGTGTGAATACATGCTGCCTGACGCGGCCCATATTCAGGAGTCGGACGCCGATTACCTGAACTACAAGGCGGTGCGGAACGCGCTTTACAAGCAGTCGGAAGACAAACATTCCGGCAGGATATCCAACCGGGACAAGGAGCGGGCGAAAAAGCTGCTCAAGCAGGGCCGCCACCGGCTGGACCGGGAAAAGATCGCCTCCCTGGCCGACGCTTTCAAATTGGCGCCGGTGGAACCGCTTTACCGGATGGCCGATGCCCGGGCCGCGCTGTCCAGCTTTGAGGGGATCCCCTATCAGTCCCCGGTGATGGTGGGAAAAGAGATGACGGTGTCGCTTTATCCGGCCGGCCATATCCTGGGATCAGCCATTACCATTATCACCTGTAAGGACAGGGACGGGGTAAAACGGATCTGTTACACAGGGGACCTGGGCCGGTTTGACAAGGCCATCATTCGAGACCCCACCCTGGATTTTGCCCCGGAAGACCGGAACATCGACCTGCTGATCATTGAGAGCACCTACGGCGACCGGGAGCACGAACCCGTGGCCGACCTGACCCGGCGACTGGGCGTTGCGTTAAACGAGACCCTGGATAAAGGCGGATCGGTGCTGATTCCCGCCTTTGCCTACGGCCGCACCCAGGAGATTCTCTATTCGATTCATGAGCTTTATATCTCCGGGCAGGTGCCCCGGGTGCCGGTTTACGTGGACAGCCCACTGGCCAGCAACCTCACCAGAGTCTTTTCCGAGCATCCGGAAGCCTATGACCGGGAAGCCCATAAAACGTTTCTGGAGAAGGGATATAACCCCTTTGTGTTTCAGGACGTGTTGTTCACTGAATCCGTGGAGGAGTCCATTGAAATAATGAAGGACCAGCGGCCTCATATTGTTGTGACCGCCTCAGGCATGTGCGAGTTCGGCCGCATCCTGCACCACCTGCGGTACAAGATCCACAACGAGAAAAACGCCATTCTGATTGTGGGCTATATGGCGGAAAACACCCTGGGCCGCCGCATTCTGGAGCAGGGCACCGAATACCAGCTGTCGGGCAGAAAAGGGGAACCGCCCATGATGCGGGTTTTCGGCAAAGAGTATCCGCTTAAGGCCCGGGTGGAGAACATCGGCGGGTTTTCCGCCCATGCGGACAAACACGAGCTGATGCGTTTTGTAAAGAAGTCCAACCTTGACATTCGAAGAGCCGTTGTGGTCCACGGTGAAAAGGAACAGTCCGCCTGTTTTGCAAAGAGCCTGAAAGCAGAGGGGATTGATGCCGTGGTGCCCCGGCGGGGAGAGACGATTGCCGTCTGA
- a CDS encoding type IV pilus biogenesis protein PilM codes for MKKEQELTSTERLLNKIKTSAPESSAAPASRPDAIPSGPAATFRPRRTPALSATLFPRAARSAPTGIIFGKEAFSIVTPGTGVDGGAYVADILNISYPDGVDIFSEGFGDIISKALAGLDPARRSRVWCVLPDNLVDIRYLKLPRTTGDNLANAAFWSYKKEVVADEKDIVFDYEVLDEITERGVAKLGVCAYSVHKDVVARTREVLEGAGCVVEGITSGAFALQTLIKSRALRPDIENICCVHVGREASAIHIFSGASLMLVRQIRAGLASLAEAMMSAGEGEEVLHLENEGPGDTAVDHLVRYMREMGDAAGTDADTLFPALGPAVERIGRQVERTIAFFRQNIQPDRVSAVLIHGEVAGYRPFVSAIADLLGIPVYTPDDVLSSDVRLLHANHLKQEAQFLFGLGLVRASLAVTPNILFTATDKRAYQKAAIVNKGAWAVFLLALAACIGMVSWQGLTLAGLHNERGRLVQGTDAGAGGLDQGVLTSISAKVESQQKVLRAKTAKLAPRVLIHEMVALTPEKIKLSGMTLSLAESRQIDFSGYVLGSAYAQESALAAYVMDLSASPLFEQVRVNRRGKAQLDGQDVLEFSATITL; via the coding sequence ATGAAAAAAGAACAGGAGTTGACCTCCACAGAGCGTCTTTTAAATAAAATCAAAACCAGTGCGCCCGAATCTTCGGCCGCGCCGGCCTCCCGGCCGGATGCGATTCCTTCGGGCCCGGCCGCCACCTTCCGGCCCCGGCGGACCCCGGCGTTGTCCGCTACTCTTTTTCCCCGAGCGGCCAGGAGCGCACCCACCGGCATTATCTTCGGCAAGGAAGCCTTTTCCATCGTGACGCCCGGTACCGGCGTCGATGGCGGCGCCTATGTGGCCGATATTCTTAACATATCCTATCCGGACGGCGTCGATATTTTTTCCGAAGGATTTGGCGATATCATTTCCAAGGCCCTGGCCGGTCTGGATCCGGCCCGTCGTTCCCGTGTCTGGTGCGTACTGCCGGACAACCTGGTGGACATCCGCTACCTCAAGCTGCCCAGAACCACGGGTGACAACCTGGCCAATGCCGCCTTCTGGAGTTACAAAAAAGAGGTGGTGGCCGATGAAAAAGACATTGTGTTTGATTACGAGGTGCTTGATGAAATAACCGAGCGGGGGGTTGCCAAGCTGGGGGTCTGCGCCTACAGCGTTCATAAGGACGTGGTGGCGCGAACCCGGGAAGTGCTGGAGGGGGCCGGCTGCGTTGTTGAGGGAATTACGTCCGGGGCCTTTGCCCTTCAGACCCTGATCAAGAGCCGTGCCCTTCGGCCGGACATTGAAAACATCTGCTGCGTTCACGTGGGCCGGGAGGCGTCGGCCATTCATATCTTTTCCGGGGCCAGCCTGATGCTGGTGAGGCAGATCCGGGCCGGGCTGGCCAGCCTGGCCGAGGCCATGATGAGCGCCGGGGAAGGGGAGGAAGTGCTCCATCTTGAGAACGAGGGGCCGGGGGATACGGCAGTGGACCACCTGGTGCGGTACATGCGGGAGATGGGGGACGCGGCGGGAACGGACGCGGACACACTTTTCCCGGCCCTTGGTCCGGCCGTGGAGCGGATCGGCCGGCAGGTCGAGCGCACCATCGCGTTTTTTCGCCAGAACATTCAGCCGGACCGCGTATCGGCCGTGCTGATTCACGGCGAGGTGGCCGGATACCGGCCCTTTGTCAGCGCCATTGCTGATCTGCTGGGCATTCCCGTCTACACGCCCGACGATGTTCTGAGCTCGGACGTCCGGCTGCTCCATGCAAACCATCTCAAGCAGGAGGCCCAGTTCCTGTTTGGCCTGGGTCTTGTGCGGGCCTCCCTGGCCGTCACGCCCAATATTCTTTTTACCGCCACGGACAAGCGGGCCTATCAGAAGGCCGCCATTGTCAACAAGGGTGCATGGGCCGTTTTTCTTCTGGCCCTGGCGGCCTGTATCGGCATGGTCTCCTGGCAGGGTCTGACCCTGGCGGGCCTGCACAACGAAAGAGGCCGGCTGGTTCAAGGAACGGATGCCGGGGCCGGTGGTCTGGACCAGGGGGTTTTAACCAGTATCTCGGCAAAGGTGGAGAGCCAGCAGAAAGTGCTGCGGGCCAAAACCGCCAAACTGGCCCCCAGGGTGCTGATTCACGAAATGGTGGCGCTCACGCCGGAAAAGATCAAACTGTCGGGCATGACGCTGAGCCTGGCCGAGTCCCGGCAGATCGATTTTTCAGGTTATGTGCTGGGCAGCGCGTATGCCCAGGAGTCGGCCCTGGCGGCCTATGTCATGGACCTGAGCGCGTCCCCCCTGTTCGAACAGGTCCGGGTGAACCGCCGCGGCAAGGCCCAGCTGGACGGACAGGACGTTTTGGAATTTTCGGCGACCATCACACTGTAA
- a CDS encoding trans-sulfuration enzyme family protein, translating into MKGDKDWGISTKAVHAGEIRYNEYGSVTTPIVQTSTFIFKNIDEIKKLAVGAVERFEYGRYGHPTQIAAEHKLAFLEGAEDAVLFSSGMSAITTTLFGLLKSGDHIIITDDAYRRTLEFCKACLVKFDIECTVVKMCDYEAMEKAIKPNTRLFFSESPTNPYLNIMDLERLIGIFKDKGILVVSDSTFATPYNQKPLEYGVDIVIHSATKYLAGHNDLLSGVVLGSKKLVEPVREFLKITGGVIDPNSAYLLIRGLKTFGLRMERLNENGQIVAEGLERHPKISRVYYPGLPSHPHHDVAKAQMKGFGAVVTFEVEGDCEYVLNFLSRLKIINIGPSLGGVESLITHPATISYYDKTRKERLALGIKDGLIRLAVGVENAEDIIADIEQALA; encoded by the coding sequence ATGAAAGGGGACAAAGACTGGGGAATCTCAACCAAGGCGGTGCATGCCGGTGAGATCCGGTATAACGAATACGGGTCGGTGACCACGCCCATTGTGCAGACATCCACGTTTATCTTCAAGAATATCGACGAGATAAAGAAGCTGGCCGTGGGAGCGGTGGAACGGTTTGAATACGGCCGGTACGGCCATCCCACCCAGATCGCCGCGGAACACAAGCTGGCCTTTCTGGAAGGGGCAGAGGACGCGGTGCTGTTTTCTTCGGGCATGAGCGCCATCACCACCACCCTGTTCGGCCTGCTCAAGTCCGGGGACCACATCATCATCACCGACGACGCCTACCGCCGCACCCTGGAGTTCTGCAAGGCCTGCCTGGTCAAGTTCGACATCGAGTGCACGGTGGTGAAAATGTGCGATTACGAGGCCATGGAAAAGGCGATCAAACCCAACACCCGGCTCTTTTTCTCCGAGTCACCCACCAACCCCTACCTCAATATCATGGACCTGGAACGGTTGATCGGTATTTTTAAAGACAAGGGCATTCTGGTGGTGTCGGACAGCACCTTTGCCACGCCGTATAACCAGAAACCCCTGGAGTACGGGGTGGATATCGTGATTCACAGCGCCACCAAGTACCTGGCCGGTCACAACGACCTGCTCAGCGGCGTGGTGCTGGGCAGCAAGAAGCTGGTGGAGCCGGTTCGGGAATTCCTCAAAATCACCGGCGGGGTGATTGATCCCAATTCGGCCTACCTGCTGATCCGGGGCCTGAAGACCTTTGGCCTGCGCATGGAGCGGCTCAATGAAAACGGCCAAATCGTTGCCGAAGGACTGGAACGGCATCCCAAGATCAGCCGGGTTTACTATCCCGGCCTGCCCAGCCATCCCCACCATGACGTGGCAAAGGCCCAGATGAAGGGGTTTGGGGCTGTGGTGACCTTTGAGGTGGAAGGCGACTGCGAGTATGTGCTCAATTTTTTGAGCCGGCTCAAGATCATCAACATCGGCCCCAGCCTGGGCGGAGTGGAGTCGCTGATCACCCACCCGGCCACCATCAGTTACTACGATAAAACCCGGAAGGAACGTCTGGCCCTGGGCATCAAGGACGGCCTGATCCGCCTGGCCGTGGGCGTGGAAAACGCCGAGGATATTATTGCCGATATCGAGCAGGCACTGGCGTAA